The following proteins are co-located in the Calliphora vicina chromosome 2, idCalVici1.1, whole genome shotgun sequence genome:
- the LOC135950697 gene encoding mitochondrial import inner membrane translocase subunit Tim21, translating into MSQLILLRQILQKQQHLQLKTYFQQQQIKKISQCTVWHQKAKGTEAGQGLQLSKSGAGRTDVSTDVRPLGEKIKETTKTASYTAIILAGVGVTAVMFWAIFRELFSSSSPNNIYSDALARVIEDPRVQDSLGAPIKGFGEESRRGRRQHVAHTSFERNGVPHIRMRFYVQGIRNKATVHLESRRAPSGKMEYRYLFVQLDHYPHTTIIFEDNRAFDPVPSSSSNSTSQAPLTGSSLSFASFDGKN; encoded by the exons ATGTCTCAATTAATTCTATTACGTCAAATTTTACAAAAGCAACAACATTTGCAGTTGAAAACCTAtttccaacaacaacaaatcaaGAAAATAAGTCAATGTACGGTCTGGCATCAGAAAGCCAAGGGAACAGAAGCCGGCCAGGGATTGCAGCTGAGTAAAAGTGGCGCTGGACGTACAGATGTATCTACCGATGTCAGACCTTTAGGTGAGAAAATCAAAGAAACTACCAAGACGGCGAGTTACACAGCCATCATATTGGCTGGAGTGGGTGTAACAGCGGTAATGTTTTGGGCCATATTCCGAGAATTGTTTAGCAGCTCCAGTCCAAATAATATATACTCAGATGCATTAGCACGAGTGATTGAG GATCCCAGAGTTCAGGATTCGTTGGGCGCACCTATTAAAGGATTTGGTGAAGAATCCCGTCGCGGACGTCGTCAACATGTGGCTCATACCAGTTTTGAACGTAATGGAGTACCTCATATACGCATGCGATTCTACGTACAGGGTATAAGAAATAAAGCTACAGTACATTTGGAATCGAGAAGG GCACCCTCTGGGAAAATGGAATATCGTTACTTATTTGTGCAATTAGATCATTATCCCCACACCACCATCATATTTGAAGATAATCGTGCCTTTGATCCTGTTCCATCCAGTTCATCAAATTCTACATCACAAGCCCCTTTAACAGGTTCTAGTCTGTCTTTTGCATCATTTGATggcaaaaactaa